GAGGACTACGGCGGGCGAGCAGCGGCGGCCCCATTTCGCAGGGAAGCAGCCGCTGCGGGAAGAGCAGCCGCTGGGAGACAGCGCGTgcgcagcagccgcagcagccgcccgGGAGGGACATGCCGAGCTACGGGGCTGCTCTCTGGGTAAGCGGGGGGCGGTTGCCATGGCGACACGCGAACGGTGGAGGAGAGGGGATCGCTCTTGTGGACCGGTGTACACGCGTCTCCTGGTGGGTGCCGAGTTGGGACAGGAGCCCCTCCGAGGCGCATCAGTGGGAGCCTCCCAGGGAGAAGGGCgcggaatgggggggggggcggatcggAGACACGCGGTGGTCGTCTGAAGGGGGCTTCGTCGGGGGGAAGGCGGGCCGGGGAAGGGGCGCTAGTCTCCTCGTCGCTCGCCCCCGATCGCCGCGGACCCCCCTCgggccagccctcctcctcctcctcctcctcccgcaccTGCCGCGCAGGCAGGACAGGACCGGCGCCAGGCAACCGTccgggcgaggaggaggaggaggaggaggaggaggaggaggccggcgggggggggagtctccCGCTGCTGCAACTCGCCCCAGCGCGGACGGGAGCCCCGCTGCCTGGCTGCTCGTCCGGTGGAGCTGGCTGCACGGTTAACCGCGCAGCTCTCCCTGACGGACGCCCAGCCTGCTGGCGGCGGAGGCTGCTCCCCGTGTTCCgggtgcagcagcagccagcgGGGCGACCCgcaggaggcggaggcggaggcggagggCGATACAGGTCCTGCCGGATGGTTGTCGCGATGAGtcactgccagcagcagcagcagcagcagccgccggcCTGAGCCCGGCGCCGGAgctgcttcctcctgctgctcctgccgaGCGGCTGCCTGGCCGTCCGGAGCTGCCCTTCGgctccctggctggctggctgcccttcGCGCCGGGGCGCGGGGAGGCGGCTTCCCTGCCGGTGCCGTGAGGACCACCCCGGGGCTGGGGAAGCGGCTGCCCCGGCCCCCCATGGCTGGCAGCAGCGCGCTCTCTCCAGGGCCTCCCGGAGGGACCCTCTGCCTGCTGGGCATCCGTGCGCGGCTGAGCCCTGGGAGGCGCCTTGGGGAGCCCCCTTGCCGCCTCCCTCAAACTCTGGCATCTCTTGAACCAGGCTGGGGAGCCGCTGGTTGTGGGGCTGCAGAATGCCATGGGGCactctggtgtgtgtggggggggtgaggggggtggcgTGACGACAAGGCCAGAGGGTGGCCGGTTGGTTGGACTCCTGCGCCTGGCCGTGTCCCTGCCTGCGGCCGCCCAGCACTGCCTTCTGCTCCGCCAAAGCAGAgctgcagccgggggggggggggcggggggggggctctgtccCTCCCTGCCTGGTGAGGCAGATCCGGGAGACAGCTCTGCTCCTCCGGGGCCACTGGGGATGGCCCAGGAGATCTTCCCAGGCAGCAGCCTGGCCTCCTGACGTGCTTTTCCTTCCTGAGGGGCAGCCCCCTCCATccagccttccctcctccctgcggAGGTTTGGGGCTTGGTAGGTTCACTGGGATGGAGAAGGGCCTGGGAGCCTCAGCGGCAGAGCCTGGCCTTGGTGGGCTGCCCAGGCGCCCCTGCTGGTCTCTGTCTGATGGGCTGGCCTGTttggctggggggcagggggcgggcttCAGCCCCACTCTTGCCCCTGTGTGGGAAGTAGAGAGCTCCTGAAGAAAGCAGCTCCcctcagtgggggggggagacacggGAGGCCTCTGCTCTGGGcccccaaatgctgccttgcaagGGGTGTCCTCCGTGTGAGGAGGAATGAGGTGGGGGGGGCCAGCAGGGTCTTTCCAGGCAAAGAAGCCctggattgcggggggggggcgctcactCCTGGCTTTACTCTTTGGGCACAGGGCTGCAGGGTAAGCTGGGGGCGAAGGAAgacgcccccctccccctgtctcCCTTGGCTGGGGGCgttcctctttgcccagggcCCGCTCAGCTCACCTGCGACTAGCTCTTCTGTCCCCAGAGATCCCTCCTAGCCCCACTTCCCATGTGGAGAAGCCAGCAGGActggccctcctcccctgcccccgaaGTGCGGGAGCCCTGGTGGGGGCACCAAGCAAAGAGCTCTCCTTGGGGAGGCCATTCAGGTGGCCCTTCCCAGGACTCTTTAGGGAGAGCAGGACCAGCCACTACTCCCAACACTGACCGGCCGCTTTTCAACACCAGTCCCCCACCAGAGCTGTCGGTCAGCCCCTGCAagggctccctgccccccaagggCACGCTGGCCACAGCCGCCCTCCACCCCGTGGAAAaggggcctcttggcccagtgaggaaggagggagggagggtggggctgGCCTGCCGTCTGGCTCTCTCTCTGGGGAGGGGGGCCCCTGCTTGCCAGCCAGCCTTGTGGCTGCCCCACAGGAGGGGCCCGGCCCAGTGTGTCCTGTGTGCTGCCCAGCAGGCCTTCCGCTCCTTCTGGCAGGGAGGCTTGCTGGGGCCACTGACGATGGTGTGGGGTAGTTCAGAAGCCAACCGGGGGTCCTTGTGGGCAGCAGGTGTAAGCCCCCCTCATACTAATTGCTCCgtagcatgtgcagagtgctccctcatgggggggggcagcctggtAAGGTAGGCCAGTCCTGTCCTCCTCCCCATGAGGCAGGGTGGCTGAGGGGCTGCCTCCGGACGGCCGGGGCTGGGCCGGAGGCTCCCTGCCCTCTCGCTAAGATCCTAGTCCAGACctgacccccccccgccgccgcccctccCCTCATGCTGCTTCTCAGGCTGCGGGGTGTGCGCGCGTGCAGAAGGGTAGCTCCTCACTGCCGTCCCGCTTGGGGGTTTCTAGCGACAggctcctgctcccctccctgaggcagggtggtgtggggggggaggcaggccagACTGGCAGGGGAACGCCTGGCCTGCCCAGCTCTTTGGTCCCCTTgtgacctcctgctgctgctgggccagcaagagctggtcttgctccCGGCTGGGAGACCCTCCGGCCAGGGCTTCTTCCATGGGCAGCCATTCCCGCCAGGCCCAGCTTCTTTCTgcacgccccaccccccaccggtgctctggTCAGGAGTGTGGGAGGCCTCGGGAATGGGGCTGGCAGCAGGCCCCGGGGAAGGCGCTCTCCCCCCTTCCGAAAGAGCAGAGTCCTGGGCCTCCTTCCGCAGAGAGAGGCTGCTGGAGAGagccggtggggtggggtggggggctgcgcGGCCCGGGCCCCTTGGCAGAGGGGGCCTCTCCGGGAGGGAGGGACGGGCCTGGCCTCCTCCATGGGCTGCCAAGCGCAGCTTCCCTCCCTTggcacagaccccccccccccccgtggccctCCCTCGTTTGGCCATTGGCAGGATCCAATGGCCTGGCCCAGcggcttctctccctccttccggCTGctgcgtcctcctcctcctcctcgccggcCACAGCTGCTAGCTAGCCAAGCCGCCTCCCACCCCTCCAGCCCTGGGAGGGGGTTCCTCCATGGGGGGCTGCCCCTCCTACCTGCCAGTGCCACACCTTCCCAGGGCGACCCAGGCAGCAGCCGAGAGATCTGGCTCCTGGGATCTGAATGCCTTGACTTCTggcagtgtgtctgtgtgtgtgtgtggcggtgggggggggggggagtatgcaGATCACGTGTGGGTCGCccggggcaggggcagagcctgCTCCCTCCCTTCAGCAGCATCCATGGAGCTTGGCTGGCCAATATTTGTATGCCGCTTTCCatcaaaagtccccaaagcggctcccatagatacaaataaaggggatcaccactttaaaaaggtgctttgctcagtcagcaggggaggaCGGAGTTCGGGGGGTCTGCTCAGCGCTGGGCTGCCAGGCAGAACGTGGGGCCACGAGGCTCCCCCAGGCCCACCTTGGGCAAGGCACCGATTGCAGGCGGGGTCAGCCGGTTACTCGGCAACAGGTTTTGTGAAagtcagggcgggggggggcacccaccCTCGTGTTCCTGTGTCCGTCATTTGTGGCAGAGTGAAAGGCGGGGCTGGGGAAGGCAGAGGCTGTggcttgctgctgccagccagtgcaggatGATAGGGACctcgggagcaggaggcagcttgCTTGCAAAGGGCCAGTCGCAGTTTCTTCTGGGTGAGCAAGCGGTCAGATCCCACCGGTCAAACGATATCAGGACACAGAGATGTGTGTAGGAGGGTAGGCTGGCCactttaattaaaagcaacaaagcaaacaaaataaGCTTATCAGCAGGGCAGCATTCGTGATGCAGAGGAAATGACAAAGCGGTTGTAAACCCCCAGAGGTCTGTGGCAATCTGTGTGTTTTGTGGAGATCCGGATTTCCTGGCGTTTACCTGCACTTAAAGTGATGTAACCAGCCGTCCAAAGCGTGGCCTTTTATGACTTCCAGGAAGTGGATTATCCTTGCGGGCCGcccatctggggtgtgtgtgtgtgtgtgtgttttgctgcagGGGTTTCCTGGGCCCTGCGACTGCTCTGAGCTCTGAAGTAGCTGGACAGGCTCAGAGCCACCTCCAAACGGGCAGGTTGCCTTCTCAGCCAGGCTGGGAGGGGAAATGAcgccatccctccctccctccctcctgcggtTGTCAGACAAGGAACAGCAACAGGGTTGGCCGATGATTTGGCTGCTAGCaatgtgcctcctcctcctgctgctgctgtgagtcGCTTCTGAGATTCACTCCTGATTCTTGACGGTTAGGTAGGCAAAACTAGGTtacgggcggtggggggggagaagctgcCTGATTCTCCCAATTAAAAAGTGGGGCAGCAAAAAGACAGCTCTCCGTTGCCCTGAGGACGGCCTGCCACCCCTTCCAGAGTGAGGCACAGTTGGATTCTGGTGGTGCTCCCGGGCCTGGGCAGATTTCTGGCGTGGTCTGCATCTGGTTTGGATGTgggacttcccccacccccagcggcagaagggccccctctccctgttTAGGGTTGGCAGAACTGACGGTGGCTTCTTCCCCTTCCACCTTGCGTCTCAGTGCCGTAAACCAGAGCTAAGAATCGGCTGCAAACTGGGATGGGAAACCAGTTTCAAAAAGGGTTTCTGGCCATGGGTCAGTGGTGCAAACTGTAGCTCGGACAGTTTTCCAGCCAACAGCCCCATCTTGGTGGGGTCTCCCTGCATCGCTCAGCCAGGGTCCTGCTGTTCTTTGGATATCAGCCAGGGTTAGGGTGAGGCCAGAGTTACGCTCTGGGCCTCAGGCAAGGCACACAGGGAAAGACAGACCCCGTGTGTGCCCCTGAGGTTTGGGACCTCCTGACAGGAGCCCTGGTTTATTTTCTAAATGTGTACTAGTTCCTAACAAGGAACTGTTCAGTCTGAGACAACCACtagaaatagataaataaagataCACCCGGATAAAATGCAGTGGCAAGCGAGTAACACACAAAAGTACCTTCCGAGAGTCGTGAGAAGGAGCTTGGGCAGGTGGAGTTCATTGCCATGATACCCTCTTATGCAGAACTTGGATTTCGGCTGATGGAGCACCCGTTTCGGCTGCTCCAACTTGAGCGGGTCTCAAATGAATTGAGCGGACCCccgtgagtgtgtgcatgtgcagatgcctgaGAGGGAGCAGTGGTCCCCACAGCCGCCCTGGtcttgctggatctggcccagcAAGGGAGGGGCTAGAGCAGACCCTGCCTCCGTCCAGGCGCGCTCTGCTCTGGGGTGGAGCGCTtgcccctgctgcctgcccctttgcggggggggggggctggggggcgcTGCAGAAGCCAGACTGGGAGAGCTGGGCTACCTttcaagcttttttaaaaaacctgcgaGCAGCTGGGGGGTGGATTTGGTTGGGGCCGCcgagctggggaggggagggagagatgcccCTTCCCACACTGCCCTGTCCCAGTCCAGGCTCACAGGCCTGGCTAGCTTGCCTGGATCTCCTGGTCTCTCGGTCTGTCCCTGTTTTCTCTTCTTGCCCTGCTCCCCTCTACAGGGTCCTCCCTCAGCAAGTCTGGTGATTTTGGCAGGTATCCATTATCTGACTCctaagcgtggtgtagtggttagagtgctggactaggaccggggagacccgagttcaaatccccattcagccatgagacttgctgggtgactctgggccagtcacttctctcccagcctcacctactccacagggttgttgtgaggagaaactcaagtatggagtacaccgctcagggctccttggaggaagagcgggatataaatgtcccTGGCCAGGGTGGCTTGTGTGTGTCGTCGGAACTGCCAGGCTGAGTCTTCGCCCGCTTTGTGGCCACGGGGCTGCCCCAAGGGGAGCCGCCTGGCCCTGCCAACGGGGGTGCAGTGGCGGGCCGGGAAATCCCCACATTGCAGACCTGGAACTGCCAGGTCaagaaggagctgctgctgctgctgttgggagCCTCTGGAGCTGCGCTGCGCCCCCAGCAGACCCCGCTCCTGTCTGCTCTGCGGTCCTgacgccgcctcctcctctctttttccCCTCTCCAAAGGGAGGAGAAGTTGCGGGTTGCCTGGCGAGGATGGCGGACTTCTGAGAGCCCAGCGCAAGCAGCCGGCCGCCAGCGAGGGCACGATGTCGACCGCAGGCCTCGCTGCTCCTGGGAGGAGCGTCCCCCCGCTGAAGAGCCGCTTCCTCCACGGCGGGCAGAGCGTGAGGGCCCTGAAGGCCTGCTGGAGCGGCCCCGCTGGGCTTGGGAAGTGAGTGCGGGGGGAGGAGAGCGCAGGGCCGCGGGAgggcacccccccgccccgccccgctgaGCCCGCCTGCCCTCTCTTTCAGCTCTTTCTTCAGCGTGGAGCCTGTCTCCGTGGCCTGCGATGGGATGAActccccagcccagcagccctggGCACCTGCTGGTGAGTCCTTGGGAGGGGTGTGCTCTGGGGAAGCTCCAAGGCGGAGGGCGGCTGTGTTTTTGCCTGTAGGGAACCCCGAGCCTCCTCCTTCCCGCCCAAGCGAGCCATTTCGGTGCCTCCAGAGGGGTAGCTGAGTTAGTCTGCTGCTCAGGGGCCAACACGTTGGGGGCGAGTGCAGACAATCCTTGAAATCCTGGTTTAGATTCTTGAGAAAAGCCCGGAGAGCTGGAGAGgtgtgtgctcccccccccagctcctcatCAGGTGCACCAAGCAGGACGGAAGCTCGGTCTTGAGTTTGGGATGGACCTCTGGAACCATGCATTGCCCAGGCTCGAGGAGCTGTGTTTCCTCTGAACTCTGCTGGTTTGTGACCAACAATCTGAAACCATGGCTCGATCCTGGTTGGttttgtacataggaacataggcagctgccacatactgagtcagaacattggcccatctagctcagtattgtctatacagactggcagcggcttctccaaggttgcaggcaggaatcgctcccaggcctatcttggagatgctgccagggagggaacttggagcctagttgctcttcccagagcggctccatcccctgctgaggggaatatcttgcagggctcacacatcaagtctctcattcacatgcaaccagggcggaccctgcttagctatggggacaagtcatgcttactaccacaagaccagctctctgcgcTAATGTAATTGAAGCTAAGGACAGTTGCCCAGTTTCAGATGAGAGTGGAGCTGTGTTCAGTTGCAGATTTGAGAGCCAACCTCGCTCTCTTCCTCTGGCCCAGGAAGGCAGAGGAGTCCGGGGGGAGTGTGggactccccactcccaccctctgGGGCACATCCACAGCTGTCTGAACCTGCCTGTGTGGTGGCCGAGAGCCTGCTTGGTTGGCCGCCTGAAGAGTTGCGCCTGCAGACAGACATCTTGTCTCCCTCCATTGGGCTTCTCTCTGTGTCAGCTGAGGATCACACTTGGTGCATCCAGCCATGGGCTCCGCTCCGTGCCACGAAAGTGGCTGCCACGACAAGCCCATCTTCCAAGAGCGGCCAGGTCCCTCGGGTGTCGTTGCCCGTCCTTCTGGGCCCCCAAGGGAGGTGCCTCCActgctctcttccccaccctgACTAGCTCACCAGTCGTTGAACATTGTGTTGTGCCTCGaggcttcccagcactctctggcGTAAAGGGCTTGAGGTATGCTGTGCACCTCCGCAGGAGGGGCTCTTGGTCTCTGCAGCAAGTGGCCAAGGCCTTCCTGACTTCTGCCGGTCTTCGCCTGCCCTCTAGTGATGGGACTTTGCCTCACAGTAGCACCTCAGAGGGCCAGAAGACGGGGAATTTCTTCCTGACAAACACTCAGGGCTATCTTTGGGTCATAACTGGTGCCGACAGGAGACCTCCCCAGTGGACTTCTGTAGGCAGGCACAGAACCATCTCCACAGGACAGCGTGACATGAGTATTATCCGCCGCTCCTGTGCAGGTCTGTGGCCAGGACCCCATAGAAATGTGGGACCCTGTCCGTGGATACATCTGTGGAGCGGGGCAGGGGAACATTTCCAAGGGCACGTTTGGGAGCGTCAGGACctggcctcctccctccctttctggcCAAGAGGCTCTCCGAGGGGGCAGCCCCAGAGGCCTCTGCAGCAGCAATTGCACAGGCTTCGCTCCGGCCCTTCGGGGCCTgcatggggggtgctgggggtgTTCCAGAAATTTCCCGCTGGGGTAGTGGaagcagcccccccaccccatgtggagGGGCTGTTCAGCTGCCCTGGCTTCAGTGGGCGTGGAGTGCCCTGTGCCTGGTGTGAGCGCAGAAGGGGGCCCTCGTGGTGGGCCCTGTGccccactgcctccccctcccctctcccacaggGCATCAGGCAGCGGGGTAAGTGAGAGACCAGAATCCCTGTGGGAAGAAACTGTCCCTGTCAATGGAAAGAGATTGATTCCCAGCCTTCCCCGAGTCGTGACTTCCAGGCAGCAGCGTGTCTTTCTCTGGGGCCACAGACCCGCCCAGGAGCAGCGGGTCCCACTGGTGTCAGGCTGTCCTGTGGAGACGAGGCTTCTGGGGGTTCCCCTCCAGCCACTGGCCTGCctgagacctgcttagcttcagccaaGGGGCAGcaccagacccccccccccccgctcacagTCCTGCTGTCCCCCTGACCCGCATTCTGGGCTGGGGGTGAGATGGAGAAGACCAGGGAGGCCATTGAAGGAGGAGGTGCTGGGACTTGCCTTGCGGACCGTGTGGAAGGGAAGCCTCTCGAGGCAAGGCCAGTGATGGCGCCTTGGGAGACGTAGGGagctggggcggggcggggcggggcgggggtgtcacccgggagggagggaggagggaggtctACTCAGGGCTGCTAGCCAGGGGCAGGAGGCGGCTGAGGTACCAGGTGCcgggggggtgtatgtgtgtctgtctggGCTCCCAGCCAGCCAGGGGCATCTGGCCAGCTCCTCTGGGCCTGGAGGGGATGGCCCCGccttggcctcatccagcaggggaGCGCAGGGCTCTGCCGTGCAGGACCAGGTGCTCACGCTGGCTTTGCCTCTCGCCCCTTGCAGACCTCCGTCCGGCCAGCGAGCAGCACGGCAGCCAGGCCCGGCCTCGGAAAGGCGGCTCCCCTCCGCGGAGCCCCGGAAGCGAGAGGCCCGGCCCCGGagacccccccaccctccccggcTTCGGCAGACTCTCCGTCAGCACCGGCTGCGTTCCCGACGAGGCGCCTCCTCACGCCCCGGGGAAGAGCGGGCCGCTTCTCACGCCGCCGGCGCCCTCCACGGAGCGGAGCGCCAGGCCTCTGCCCCCCTTGCCCATCGCGGAGGACTCCCTGcatgacgaggaggaggaggaggaccgggAGGTCGAGTTCCTGACCAGCTCCGACACGGACTTCCTGCTCGAAGGCGGTGGAGCTGCTGGCGTGAAGCCCTCCGCCCCGGACAGGCGGAGCTTCCGGGACTGTGGGCAGATCAACTATGCCTACCTGGAGGCCCCAGTGGCGGGGCCTGAAGCCGGAGAGCCCTGCTCCGCAGCGGCCCCAGTGGCGGGGTGCGCGGCCAGCACctgccctcctccaccacctccccaGCAGCTGCACCGACGCCTGCGCCGCTCGCACTCGGGGCCTGCGGGGTCCTTCAACAAGCCGGTGGTGAGGATCGCGAGCCACTTCCACCGGGCCTCTCCCAGCTCCGACGACGACAAGCCCGAGGTGCCCCCCAGGGCCCCCATCCCTCCCAGGGCGCTCAAACCGGACTATCGGCGGTGGTCTGCCGAGGTGGCCTCCCACACTTACAGCGATGAGGACAAGCCTCCCAAGGTGCCTCCGAGAGAACCCCTGTCCCCCCGGAGCAACTCCCGGACACCCAGCCCCAAAAGCCTGCCCTTGTACCTCAACGGCATCATGCCGCCCACCCAGAGCTTTGCCCCGGACCCCAACTACGTCAGCAGCAAAGCTCTCCAGCGGCAGCACAGCGAGGGCTCGGCCCACAAGGTGCCCTGCATCCTGCCCATCATCGAGAATGGCAAGAAGGTCAGCTCCACCCACTACTACCTCTTGCCCGAAAGGCCTCCCTATCTGGACAAGTACGAGAAGTTCTTCCGGGAGGCGGAGGAGAGCACCGCAAGCGCAGATGGGCACCTGTGGGGCAGggaggctgccgccgccgccaccaccaggcTGGACTTGCAGGGCCCAGTGGCTGTGGAGGGCCCCGTGAAAAGCAGACACTGGCCCTGCATGGTTTCTCCGTAGGCCTGGCGGAGACGGTGCCTCCAAGTGGCAGAAGTGTCGGCCCCGGCCGGAGCGGTTTCCCAAGGGGGAAGTCCAGCAGCGCTGCTCTGGgtcttcccgggggggggggggggagtgggctgCCCCCACTGGCGTGGCTCCGGAAGAGGACCAGAGGAACGCTGGAGTCTGCGTAGCTATCCTTAGCCAGTTCTTCCTTATGCTAGAGtaatatatatctatctatatttttaGGAACTCACGGTAGTAGGGAAAAGAATTGCCGTCTTCTCACTCAGTGAGCAGCCGAAGCTGAACCCAGAGAGGGGCGCGCAGAGCTGTGTGGTCTGCTGGGCAAGGGACAACAGTGGCATCGGGGAGTCCTTCTTCTGAAAAACGTGGGTTGGCTCTTCTCCGCCTGCTGCCGGCCCGTGCCAGGAATGGCCCTGGCGGTGGCTGGGCTGCCCCCGTCTCTGGACTCCGAAAGGCCCCCCAGTGTCTGGAGAGGCGGCCTGAATTCTTCAaggtgtggggtggaggtgggggctcTCTGGCTGGGCTGGCCTCTCCGTCTTGCACGCCGCCGCCGGGCTTCTGCTTCGTGCAGTTCAGCCGACATTCCACTGACTGGGCCAGACCAATGTCTCTGCACCCCACGGTCATCCTCACGAACCCGAGGAAGGAGCCGTGTTGACCTGTTGGGAGCAAAAGGTGCGTCTCTGCACTGGGGTCGGAGTGATGTTGCCGAGGGAAAGGGGGGCGCCCCCTAGGCAAGAAGGAGACCCtttatttttcccctttttgagatggaccaatgtccgCCCCCCAGGCAGGAAGTCTGTTTCTATATAGCAAAGGGGCACAAgctggtcttgggcctgatcctgttcAGTATTTTGCAGGGAGGTGGGCTTGGTTTGGTGAGCAAAGCCCCGGCCCCCCCTTGAAGGGGTGGGTTcttctgccgccccccccccaatcgctGCCGGAGAGGCAGCCACGGAGTGCTGAGCCAAAGGCCGGGGGGGCTTTCCTtgcacatcccccccaccccacccccaccttgagCCACTGAAGGAGGCCCACGGCCAAAGGTGCTGCGGCAGCGGCGGAGGAGGGTCCGTGGCGGTGGGCTCCCCGGGGACCGAAGGCATCCGTTTACAGTTTCAGGAGCAGCCGCGGCTGCcaccaactgcagcttctgggAAGCTGGCTTGGTTCTGGTTGACTCCCCAAATGAAGGGAAAGCGCAGGGTGTGTCCGAGGCGCGCCACGCACTGAGCATTCTGCACCAGGTGGA
The genomic region above belongs to Hemicordylus capensis ecotype Gifberg chromosome 16, rHemCap1.1.pri, whole genome shotgun sequence and contains:
- the ERRFI1 gene encoding ERBB receptor feedback inhibitor 1, with the translated sequence MSTAGLAAPGRSVPPLKSRFLHGGQSVRALKACWSGPAGLGNSFFSVEPVSVACDGMNSPAQQPWAPADLRPASEQHGSQARPRKGGSPPRSPGSERPGPGDPPTLPGFGRLSVSTGCVPDEAPPHAPGKSGPLLTPPAPSTERSARPLPPLPIAEDSLHDEEEEEDREVEFLTSSDTDFLLEGGGAAGVKPSAPDRRSFRDCGQINYAYLEAPVAGPEAGEPCSAAAPVAGCAASTCPPPPPPQQLHRRLRRSHSGPAGSFNKPVVRIASHFHRASPSSDDDKPEVPPRAPIPPRALKPDYRRWSAEVASHTYSDEDKPPKVPPREPLSPRSNSRTPSPKSLPLYLNGIMPPTQSFAPDPNYVSSKALQRQHSEGSAHKVPCILPIIENGKKVSSTHYYLLPERPPYLDKYEKFFREAEESTASADGHLWGREAAAAATTRLDLQGPVAVEGPVKSRHWPCMVSP